TTTTGTTTGAAGCCATACCAACAAATAGCATCACATAAAGATTGACATAATTTAGATCAAGGATGTTGCTGAGTCACTAAATGTAAATTACTGGATCATATTGATTGTCTAAAAAGGATATCCCTAAATAAGTAACATAGATCATTATAAAAGATCAGTAAAgttgggcagggcatggtggctcacgcctgtaatcccagcactttgggaggccaaggcggacggatcacgaggtcaggagatcgagaccatcctggctaacacggtgaaaccccgtctctactaaaaatacaaacaattagctgggtgcggtggcaggcacctgtagtcgcagctactcgggaggctgaggcaggagaatggcgtgaacccgggaggcagatcttgcagtgagctgagatagcgccactgcactccagcctgggcgaaagagcgagactccatctcaaaaaaaaaaaaaaaaaaaaagatcagtaaaGTAGTTGAgtcaataaagataaaataatgtaGGTTTCGTGTTCTATATCATGCAGATTTGAATTCAGGCAAGAAATTCATTAAAGTAGGAAAAGCTCTCATTCAAGAGCACAGGGAAATGAAAACCTTTAAGGATTTGAATGACTGCACCAAATAATATAATATCAATGtttccaaaacataaaataatggaGTTCTAAGAACTTAAAACTCACTAGAATTATGACATCATAATATGTCTCATCTGATTAAACAGTAGGTACAAtggacattaaataaatatgccgAGAGAGGGTATAAATTACATTTGTATTAAAGTGAACCAtacatttgtgtatatgtatgctaatgcaaaaaacaaaactttcatGTTTTAATGGAATAATGATAAAATAGAGTATACTATTAGTCTAAAGAGAAAACCTCAATAAATCCAACAAATTAGAATAAACACAAACAGTATTCTCTGAAACTAGTTTGGTAaatctagaaattaataacaaaatgaaaaaaatccactTGAAAAAATTCTAAAGTATCCCTTTTaaacaatatacaaaatagtATAATGCAATTTTGGATTTGATTTCCGTAATGAAATAATTGTAACTGCAATTTAGAAACCATCAGATATAGCTAAAGTAGTGGACAGAAGGAATTTCGTAGTCTCATTAATAAATTAAGCAAGAACAGCATCAAAAATACAATAGTACAAACAGaagaatttaaaagtaaaattagaaattaataaaatggaaaacaaatggaatgtttcttacaagaaaaataaaatgaattaaacttCAGCTAACCCTATCAAAGATAAAAGAGAGGAAACACCTATATAATAATTTCAAGTCAAGATACATTTGTAAAGAGGTAACGCTATACCAAACACAATCTCATTCATAAAAACAAGTGATACAGGAGGATTTGCTGCTCTACCAGATATTGAGGCTTTACGTAAAGTGCTGTGTAGCTAAGTAGCATGGAGCTGGGGGGTGGGATGATTTAGTAAATTAGTGAAACAGAGTAGAAAgttcaagaaaaaaacatgaagccaggagtggtggttcatgcctgtaatcctatcactttgggaggccaaggcaggtggatcacaaggtcaggagatggagacccatctctactgaaaatacaaaaaaatcagccaggcgtggtggtaggtgcctgtagtcccagctacttgggaggctgaggcaggagaatgacgtgaacccgggaggcagagcttgcagtgagccgagattgcaccactgcactccagcctgggcgacagagcaagaccccgtctaaaaaaaagaaaaaagaaaaaacttatacTTGATAGACATCTTAGATAGATGACACTGGagaacaatgaggaaaggatctTGAGGTATCCATGtagatcaaaacaaaacaaaaagtcaaattCAGTTGGCTTAAGACCTAATTATCAAAGCAAAagtagaaatattctagaagatcATATAGAATAGGTTAATGACTGTTCTTAGGGAAGgatttaataaaatacagaatgcaTTACCCAGGGGAAGGATGGAGTAAATGTATTCCTTTCTACTCTACCCACTATGTGCAGCTAAATATCTGCATATAAAGGCATGCCTCAGAGATACTGCAGTTTCTGTTCCAGACCACTACAATGAAGCAAATTTCACAATAAAGCAAGTTACACCCAATGTTTGTTTCCTAGGGCTtacaaaagttatgtttacactacagTCTTTTAGATGTGCAATAACATGTCTAAAAAACAAGTATGCATgccttaattaaaatatttgtttgctaAAAACTGCTGAGTCATACACAAAATGAGCACttgctattggaaaaatggcgCCAACAGACTTGCCCAactcagggttgccacaaaccttcagtttgtaaaaaaatgcaatatctagccaggcacagtggttcacacttgtcatctcagaactttgggaggccgagacaggcagatcacttgaggccaggagtttgagaccagcctagccaacatggcaaaccctgcctccactaaaaatacaaaaatattagccaatcatggtgacttgtgcctgtaatccccactgcttgggaggctgaggcacgaaaattgcttgaacctgggaggtggaggttatggtgagccaagatcacactactgaaGGATGGAAAGAAGAATGAAGATGCACTAGGGGTCTTGGCACCTGACAAAATACAAGGTGGTTAGTGTCATCAGAGTCCTTGTGGGGCTCCTGATCTTTCACCCATGCCCAGGGTTAATGTAGAAGCctcagctgggcacgatggcgcacacctgtaatcccagcattttgggaggccgaggtgggcggatcacctgagttcaggaattcgagaccagcctgaccaacgttgcaaaaccccgtctctactaaaagtacaaaaattagccaggcgtggtggcgggtgcctgtaatcccagctactcaggaggctgaggcaggagaatcgcttgaacccgggaggcagaggttgcagtgagccgagattgtgccactccattccagcctgggtgacgagagagactgtctcaaaaagaaggaaaaaaaaaaaagtagaagcctCCTCTTCCACCCCCAGGGCATCAGATCAGTGGGGAGCTGGACTTCCATCCCCACGTAGCAGGCTGCACCTCACTCCCACTAGTGTAACTTCAGAGGAGGCTCACTAAAACTGaatattaattttgataaagtccaacttACTAATTTTCTTTTACAGAACCTGCTTTTGTTGTTCTATCTAGAAACTTTGAAACTCAAAGTAACAGATTTAGGAAtcctattttcttctagaagttttacagcTTCAGTTTTTACACTTAGTTGATAATCCATTTTGTGTTAAATTCTATAGAAAGTTTGAGTTATGTGTCAAGCTTAATGTTTTTGGAACAGGGAGTCCAGTTATTCCAGCATCACTTTTTGAAAATACTGTTACTTCTCCACTGAATAGCATTGCCACCTTTCTTAGAAAACAGATGGCTGTACATTCGTGGGTCtatttttgtagtttctattccttttcattcatctaCATGTCTTTCCTTATGCCGATACCACATTAACTTGATTACTCTAGCTTATTAAGTTTTGAAGTCAAGTACTTCTCCAGTTTTCATCttctgtataaatttttaaatgaggctCATAATCTTTACAAAGGAAACATGTTGGCATTTAAACTGGagtggcattgaatctgtagcgcttaggagaattgacatcttaacaatatacAGTCTTCCAATCCATACACAAAATATCCCTACTGATTTATTCactatttctttgatttctttcatcaatgtattttagtttttaaaacatagataacaaggcttttttaatttttgtttttaatttcgtTTTGGTACTGTGATAAATATTGTTTCTGTGATTTAAAATTCCAATTCTTCATTGTGTGTTTATAGGCATAGATTTGTATATTGGCCTTAGATTCTGCCCTTGCTAAAAACACTTATTAGTTCAAGGAACttttttgattttaaattattttctgtgtaAATTTACTTTgtatctttgtctttttattcttgccTTTTTGCACTGGCTGGTCCTTCCAGTGCAATCTTGTGTGAAGGTACTGgtagtgggcatctttgtctttttcctgatcttagagggaaCACATTCAGTCTCTCTTGAGTATAATGTTAGTTATAGGCTGTTTATAGAttacttttattaaattaatgaatggattttgaattttgttaaaatttttggcATTGATGTATTGTGTGATTTTAGTTCTTCAGACTACTGATAGGAGATTACATTGACCTAAAATGCAGCATAAAAACTGTAGTTTTCATAGTATTGCAGTGTAGTGACTGTTTGGCATTTTTGAGGTAAATTTCACTGATATATtatctatgtttatatattttggtgtacTTTTTGGgacatttttgcatttatgttatgGGAGATATTGGTCTGAAAGTTTCTTTTCTTGAATAGTATTTGCCTAATCTTGCTATGAGGATGAGGCAGGCCTTATAAAATGATTTGGGAAATattccatcttttttattttctagaagacattgtgtaggattggtattatttcttccttggatgtttggtaaaattcactaTTAAAACCATTTGGTCCAGAAGTTGTTATTTggaactgcacacacacacacacacacacagacacagacacacacacacacacatagagataGATTTCATTACATTCTTAAACCTTATTTGCATATGCAAACATAGTTAAAATTTGAGTAAATTAGACATTCAGTTAACATATCCTCCATCATAATGAAGTAAGTTAATATGTTATGTTGTCATAGATATCCTTTTTACTAACAGCacctttagaaaaaaatgtcttttagaTTATTCTGCCATTATGTTTTAACATTTGACATAGAATATATTCTCTGTGATTACAATACACATTCACCTGCCCCTTCTTTCCACTTAGATTGTCCAAATAAAGTTAGTTTGcttttatagttaaaaaaaagaaagattaggaTGCTCTTACAAAACGACATCAGAGCTAGCTACTTCACTTTTCACCATGTAAGGATATAACAAGAAGTGAGTAGTCTGTAACCCAGAAGAGGTCTTCACAAGAACACAGTCATGTTGGCACCCTAATCTCAGACTTCCAGTCTCCTGCACTGggaaaaacaaatgtttattctttAAGCCATttagtctatggtaatttgttgtAGTAGCCCGAACTAAGACAGAGTTATTGTTAGTGTTGTTTTATTATCTCATGAATGTCTGTTAGTAGTTAGTCCTCTCTTGAATTTTTGGTAttgataatttgtgtcttctctttttttctctctgatggtttttatcattaaaaaaactttttaaaaaattaagctttTGGTTTGACTTTTTTGTCATTCTACTTTCTTTCAATTTAATGTCCTGTCTTTATCTAGTTTCCTAAGGGGGAAACAAGCATCTGACTGGAGATCTTTCttttcaaatacaattttttttttttaaagacagagtctcactctgtcacccaggctggagtgccatggcgcagtctcagctcactgcaacctccaccgcccgagttcaagcaattatcctgccccagcctcctgagtagctgggattaacaggtgtgcaccaccatgctcggctaacttttgtgtttttagtagagaaggggtttcaccatgttggtcaggctggtctcaaactcctgaccttgtgaaccacacgcctcagcctctcaaagtgtaaTCTcaaagattacaggcgtgagccaccgcgcctggccaaaaaaatttaAGCCCCAAATTTATCTCTGTGTACTGCCTTAGCTGCATCCACAAATTTCTGTATTCTTATGTTGTTTTGTttacattcatttcaaaataatctCATTTGAGAATTCTTCTTTCACTCATGGGTTAATTAGGAATGTATAACTTAcagttcttttgtatttctccagataaatttGTGTTTACTGATTTCTGGTATAATTTCTCTGTGGTCCAAGATCATCCtctgtataatttatttcttctatatttgtGAAGGTTTGTCTTACAGTCTAGAATATAGTCTGTTTTGATGATTGTTCCATGTGCATTTGAGAAGAATGTGAATTCAGCTGTTGAATGCATTGTGTCTTCAGGTTTGAAGCCATGGTTATCGCAAGTGCTACTTTATCTTATCTCTTCTGCGTGAGTATTGGGCCTACTGTGTATTCCTGCCTCTGCTCTTCcttctgtgcttctttttttcttctttccttcccataGCTGCTATCAGTTCCTGTCAATGCCCTAAAACAACTTATTATATTCTTGCCCTTGCAGATTAAGACATTTGTTCCATAAATTAGATAATAATTTGGTTCTAGGCAGAATTTTGGTAGTGGCTGCGGTGACCATCTCCTAGCATATCCTAAGAATGGAACTTTCTCAGCATTCTTCATGGCTCATGGAAGAAAACATATAAGAGCATGCAGATCCTGTGTATCTACGGCAGGGAACATtagctccctgctcagcctccatgGAACCACAGGAGTGTATCATTTTGGTTTGGCCTGAGCATGAGAAAACATCAAAAGTGTTTACTATTCTGTTAGAACACCATTTTCTCAGACCTCTGGCTGGAAGGAGCAGGCTTTTCTTTGTGCTCTTTTTGTCTGTGCCTGTCAGTGCAGGATTGTAGGTTTCTTCAGCACCCAGTCTAGGATATAGAATAGCCTTAGAATTCCCCACTGTGTCATTTCTTAAGTCTGGAAGTccactttctttccattttatagtctttgtatatttgtatatttgttaatttttttgtgttgttttgttttttctctaggGATTTTTAATTGTAAGAGGAAAGATGTGGGAGGAAAGGGATTACTACTCCACCTTGACTGGCCCTGGAAATCCTGTTTTATAAACAGCATGGATGAGGAGAGAATCTGTCTGTGTGGATGAATTAATATTTGGAAACATGACCAGaaacaatagaataaaatacataacaaaacatgggctgggcacagtggctcatgcctgtaatcccagcactttgagaggtcaaggcaggaggatcgcttgagctcaggagtttaagatcagcctgggcaatgtagcaagtccctgtctccactaaatataaaagaaattaacaGGACGTGGTGGCATATCCCTATAGTCCCActagtagggaggctgaagtgggaggagcacttgagcataggagttcaagtctgcagtgagctatgatcacgctgctgcactccatcctgggtgacagagcaataccctatctcaaaaaccaaaaccaaaatcaaaatatGAGTATAAGTTCTCCATGAGAAATGTAAGATTTAtagtatattttcaatttttctcattttaggatattttaaagTTGATCACATCAAAGGGATCcgggaaaaacaagaaaaacctcTGTGGCAAGAAATATTCATCAATGACGCTAACAAAACATTGAGTAAGGAAGGACAGAAAGTTTTAGAAAAACCATTTAATCTGGAAATAGCTCCAGAGTTTTCAGAAAAAATACTCTGTAAATGTGACTCACATAGAATGAATTTGCCAATTGCTTCTGAATTAATTAtaagtgaaacaaaatattcaagaaaGAAGACTGAATACATGAATGTGTGTGAGAAATTGCAGCTTGATATTAAGCATGAGAAAGCTCATGCTGGAGAGAAATCTTACGAACATGGTGAAAATGCGAAAGCTTTCAGTTGTAAGAAAGATCAGCATTGGAAATTTCAAACTTTGGAGGAATCTTTTGGATGTGATGGATGTGGACAAGGTTTACGTGATAAGACAATTTGTATTACACCTGAGAGTTTTCTAACAGGAGAAAAGTCCTGTAAGGATGATGAATTTAGAAAAAACTTTGATAAAACCACTTTATTCAACCACACGAGAACTGACACAAGGGGGAAATGCTCTGATCTTAATGAATATGGGACATCCTGTGACAAAACCACTGCCATTGAATACAATAAAGTTCACATGGCTATGACACACTATGAGTGTAATGAAAGGGGGATTAATTTCAGTAGGAAGTCACCCCTCACTCAATCTCAGAGAACTATTACAGGATGGAGTGCTTTTGAAAGCaataaatgtgaagaaaattTTAGCCAGAGCTCAGCCCATATAGTACATCAGAAAACACAAACTGGAGATAAATTTGGTGAACATAATGAATGTACAAATGCCCTCTACCAGAAATTAGACTTTACAgcacatcagagaattcacacagAAGATAAATTCTACCTTTCTGATGAGCAGGGGAAATGCAGAAAATCCTTTTACCGGAAAGCACACCTCATTCAGCATCAGAGGCCCCACTCAGGAGAGAAACCTTACCAATATGAGGAATGTGCAAAATCCTTTTGTGCAAGTTCACATCCCATTCAGCATCCTGGAACTTATGTGGGATTCAAACTTTATGAATGtagtgaatgtgggaaagctttcTGTCAGAATTCAAACCTCAGCAAACATCTGAGAATTCACACAAAAGAGAAACCTTGTGATAACAATGGCTGTGTGAGATCTTACAAGTCACCCCTCATAGGACACCAGAAAACAGATGCAGAGATGGAACTCTGTGGTGGCAGTGAATATGGGAAGACATCACATCTCAAAGGACATCAGAGAATTCTCGTGGGGGAGAAATCCTATGAATGTATTGAATGTGGGAAAACTTTCTCCAAGACATCACATCTCAGAgcacatcagagaattcacacaggtgaaaaaccctatgaatgtgTTGAATGTGAGAAAACTTTCTCTCACAAGACACACCTCAATGTACATCAGAGAGTTCACACAggggagaaaccctatgaatgtaatgaCTGTGGGAAATCTTTTACCTATAACTCAGCCCTGAGAGCACATCAAAGAATTCATACAGGTGAGAAGCCCTATGAATGCAGTCACTGTGAGAAAACTTTTGCCCATAATTCAGCCCTCAGAGCACATCATAGAATTCACACAGGggagaaaccttatgaatgtaatgaatgtggaagGTCTTTTGCCCATATTTCTGTTCTCAAGGCACATCAAAGAATTCACACAggggagaaaccctatgaatgtagtGAATGTGGGAGATCTTTCACCTACAATTCAGCTCTGAGAgcacatcagagaattcacacaggtagaaaaccctatgaatgtagtGACTGTGAGAAAACTTTTGCCCATAATTCAGCCCTCAAAatacatcagagaattcacacgggggagaaaccctatgaatgtaatgaatgtgagAAAACGTTTGCCCATAATTCAGCCCTTAGAGCACATCAGAACATCCACACAGGGGAGAAACTCTATGAATGTAGTGAATGTGGAAAAACTTTTTTCCAGAAGACACGCCTCAGTacacatcagagaattcacacaggggagaaaccctatgaatgtagcAAGTGTGGGAAAACTTTCTCCCAGAAGTCATACCTCACTGGACATGAGAGGATTCACACAGGGGAAAAACCGTATGAATGTAACATATGTGGGAAAACTTTTGTCTATAAGGCAGCCCTCATAGTGCATCAAAGAATTCACACAGGggagaaaccttatgaatgtaacAAATGTGGGAAAACTTTCTCCCAAAGAACACACCTCTGTgcacatcagagaattcatactggggaAAAACCTTATGAGTGTCATGAATGTGGGAAAATGTTTGCTGATAATTCAGCCCTCAGGGCACATCACAGAATTCACACAggggagaaaccctatgaatgtaatgaatgtgggaagACTTTCTCCAAGATGTCACATCTCAGAGCACATCTTAGAACTCGCTCAggggagaaaccctatgaatgtagtGAATGTGGGAAAACCTTCTCTGAGAAGTCATATGTTAGTGCACATCAGAGAGTTCATACAGGGGAGAAACCCTACGAATGTAATGTATGTGGGAAGCCATTTGCCCATAATTCAACCCTCAGAGTACATCAAAGAATTCACACAGGGGAGAAATCCTATGAATGTAATGATTGTGGGAAAACGTTCTCCCAGAAATCACACCTTAGTGCACACCAGAGAATTCACACAGGGGAGAAACCCTATGAGTGTAATGAATGCGGGAAAGCTTTTGCCCAAAATTCAACTCTCAGAGTACACCAGAGAATTCACACAggggagaaaccctatgaatgtgaTGAATGTGGGAAAACTTTTGTCCGTAAGGCAGCTCTTAGGGTACATCACACCCGAATGCATACCAGAGAGAAAACCCTAGCATGTAATGTATTTGGGAAGTCCTGAGGGAATGCATACCTTACCACGTTTAACACGTAGTGCAGAAACTCATGTGACGTAGGCTAAGAACTTGTTTCCCTTatccatttccttttccattaGGCTCATAGCTTGTCGAAAAATCCCAATATGCCATTTATTCAGGTGAGGCTGACCATGGGATGTGGTGCTAATGATATATATTAGATTTACTCTtggcccttaaaaaaaaaaccacctcaaGTCTTCCTGGTTCATAAGATGGATTGGAGGTTATTTCTGCAGCAAACTTGGGTCCTGTGTGTTGAAAACCATAGAGCACAAGGTCAAGGAAGCTAGAGTCTGAAAAACGAACAGAATTCACTTCCAGGTCTTCactagggttttgtttttgttgctttaaagCAAGAGTTAAGTTTATAGTCTGTTAAGCTCTTACAAATTTGGCTTATTAGTTAAATGGACATAGTTTAGCTTAAACTTTCTGTTAGAGTGAGATGAAACTCTATGAGTATAATCAGTTTTAGAAAAACTGTAATCAGTTTATTGTGCATTAGAGATGTCACATGAAGAAGAAAACTTGTCAACATCCAGGATGATCAGGAGCCTTCATTAAAACAGAAGTTTTAGGGAAAACCACAAAAGCCTTCATTAAGTGAATTGCATTAAAcatcaattataataaaatttcatattttgaataaatgacatttttcttAGGTAATTTTTTCTGAGGAAATATGTCAGTTTTAGAAttggagataaaatattcacctaGAACTGATGTACCAAGCTTTTGTTTTGTAATATCAAACATTTTATAGaacatatataagaaaatatttacccATAGAAAAACTCACTGCAGAATGTGAAgttaaaaatggaataatttgaATTCTGTGGCGAATATGAATAAATGTGAATAGTCTGAGCTCTGTGGAAGATCTTTTAGTCTGTATATAAACGTTATAACTCACTGGTGAGTTCTAGTGGGCGCCAACAGCCAAACCTGCACTGGGCATGTCCACTTCCTTTTCTGAGTGACTGTGTCCTCTGTTGGCTTCCCTCGGTGCTGTTAGATTTTGGGCTGCCTGCTATGTCTGGACATTAGTCTTGTCCTAAAACTAGTCTTGCCTGTTCTTCTAGGACCTTGGAGATAGCTGAGATTTCCCCAGTCaccttgtgtgtttgtgtgtttggagGGGGTGTCAGGGAGGACAGGGTGATTCTTACATACTTTTTgcttgcctttatttttattttatcccaCTCCACTTACTCATTTTGCACAGGATGATTATAAAGCAAGTGGTCTCCTCTCCTCCGTTGTATGCGTATAGCCTCAGCATCCTGTTTGGAATATCTTCCTCCAACATCATGATGCCTCCTCACACTGCATCACAAACCGGTGGTATTTCTACCAAACTAAGACAGCAGGTTTTGGAATTGGAATGAAAAGGGCTACTTTGTTCCAGAAGTACAGTCCTGGTATGAGAAAGCAGACTCACTTTTGGTAAAACAATAGGGTGTGGCATAATATTAGCCAAGAAAGCATTTAGTTAATGTGCCATCATTTTAGCCTACAGTTTGATGAGCGCAGAAAAGAAAGTagacaaaatcatttttaaaacctaGACCAGTAACAGTTTTTCCCAGCCCTGAGCATCTTGCTTTCTGTGAGTTTAATCTGATTGGTTGAGCATGAGGACAATAAATCAGTTGACCCGAGAAGAATGTCTCTAATTCCCATCCCTTGTTATAGTGTGGGCAAGGATAGTGTGAGGGAGAATGATGGCATCTTTAGAATTAGAAGACAGGTATTTCCTTGACACTGTTGTTAACAGTTAATTGAGTAGCATCACTGCAAAGATGAGCCATGAAAGAAGAGCCCACCTTCGGACGAGGACCATCTCAGCACCTCCAGGGCTGGCACATCAGACACTGAGGGGCTACTTCGGGCAGCTCATGAGGA
The nucleotide sequence above comes from Symphalangus syndactylus isolate Jambi chromosome 3, NHGRI_mSymSyn1-v2.1_pri, whole genome shotgun sequence. Encoded proteins:
- the LOC129479363 gene encoding zinc finger protein 658 isoform X3; this translates as MNLPIASELIISETKYSRKKTEYMNVCEKLQLDIKHEKAHAGEKSYEHGENAKAFSCKKDQHWKFQTLEESFGCDGCGQGLRDKTICITPESFLTGEKSCKDDEFRKNFDKTTLFNHTRTDTRGKCSDLNEYGTSCDKTTAIEYNKVHMAMTHYECNERGINFSRKSPLTQSQRTITGWSAFESNKCEENFSQSSAHIVHQKTQTGDKFGEHNECTNALYQKLDFTAHQRIHTEDKFYLSDEQGKCRKSFYRKAHLIQHQRPHSGEKPYQYEECAKSFCASSHPIQHPGTYVGFKLYECSECGKAFCQNSNLSKHLRIHTKEKPCDNNGCVRSYKSPLIGHQKTDAEMELCGGSEYGKTSHLKGHQRILVGEKSYECIECGKTFSKTSHLRAHQRIHTGEKPYECVECEKTFSHKTHLNVHQRVHTGEKPYECNDCGKSFTYNSALRAHQRIHTGEKPYECSHCEKTFAHNSALRAHHRIHTGEKPYECNECGRSFAHISVLKAHQRIHTGEKPYECSECGRSFTYNSALRAHQRIHTGRKPYECSDCEKTFAHNSALKIHQRIHTGEKPYECNECEKTFAHNSALRAHQNIHTGEKLYECSECGKTFFQKTRLSTHQRIHTGEKPYECSKCGKTFSQKSYLTGHERIHTGEKPYECNICGKTFVYKAALIVHQRIHTGEKPYECNKCGKTFSQRTHLCAHQRIHTGEKPYECHECGKMFADNSALRAHHRIHTGEKPYECNECGKTFSKMSHLRAHLRTRSGEKPYECSECGKTFSEKSYVSAHQRVHTGEKPYECNVCGKPFAHNSTLRVHQRIHTGEKSYECNDCGKTFSQKSHLSAHQRIHTGEKPYECNECGKAFAQNSTLRVHQRIHTGEKPYECDECGKTFVRKAALRVHHTRMHTREKTLACNVFGKS
- the LOC129479363 gene encoding zinc finger protein 658 isoform X1, with protein sequence MNMSQASVSFQDVTVEFTQEEWQHLGPVERTLYRDVMLENYSHLVSVGYCITKPKVISKLEQGAEPWSLDDEFLNQRYPGYFKVDHIKGIREKQEKPLWQEIFINDANKTLSKEGQKVLEKPFNLEIAPEFSEKILCKCDSHRMNLPIASELIISETKYSRKKTEYMNVCEKLQLDIKHEKAHAGEKSYEHGENAKAFSCKKDQHWKFQTLEESFGCDGCGQGLRDKTICITPESFLTGEKSCKDDEFRKNFDKTTLFNHTRTDTRGKCSDLNEYGTSCDKTTAIEYNKVHMAMTHYECNERGINFSRKSPLTQSQRTITGWSAFESNKCEENFSQSSAHIVHQKTQTGDKFGEHNECTNALYQKLDFTAHQRIHTEDKFYLSDEQGKCRKSFYRKAHLIQHQRPHSGEKPYQYEECAKSFCASSHPIQHPGTYVGFKLYECSECGKAFCQNSNLSKHLRIHTKEKPCDNNGCVRSYKSPLIGHQKTDAEMELCGGSEYGKTSHLKGHQRILVGEKSYECIECGKTFSKTSHLRAHQRIHTGEKPYECVECEKTFSHKTHLNVHQRVHTGEKPYECNDCGKSFTYNSALRAHQRIHTGEKPYECSHCEKTFAHNSALRAHHRIHTGEKPYECNECGRSFAHISVLKAHQRIHTGEKPYECSECGRSFTYNSALRAHQRIHTGRKPYECSDCEKTFAHNSALKIHQRIHTGEKPYECNECEKTFAHNSALRAHQNIHTGEKLYECSECGKTFFQKTRLSTHQRIHTGEKPYECSKCGKTFSQKSYLTGHERIHTGEKPYECNICGKTFVYKAALIVHQRIHTGEKPYECNKCGKTFSQRTHLCAHQRIHTGEKPYECHECGKMFADNSALRAHHRIHTGEKPYECNECGKTFSKMSHLRAHLRTRSGEKPYECSECGKTFSEKSYVSAHQRVHTGEKPYECNVCGKPFAHNSTLRVHQRIHTGEKSYECNDCGKTFSQKSHLSAHQRIHTGEKPYECNECGKAFAQNSTLRVHQRIHTGEKPYECDECGKTFVRKAALRVHHTRMHTREKTLACNVFGKS
- the LOC129479363 gene encoding zinc finger protein 658 isoform X2, producing the protein MNMSQDVTVEFTQEEWQHLGPVERTLYRDVMLENYSHLVSVGYCITKPKVISKLEQGAEPWSLDDEFLNQRYPGYFKVDHIKGIREKQEKPLWQEIFINDANKTLSKEGQKVLEKPFNLEIAPEFSEKILCKCDSHRMNLPIASELIISETKYSRKKTEYMNVCEKLQLDIKHEKAHAGEKSYEHGENAKAFSCKKDQHWKFQTLEESFGCDGCGQGLRDKTICITPESFLTGEKSCKDDEFRKNFDKTTLFNHTRTDTRGKCSDLNEYGTSCDKTTAIEYNKVHMAMTHYECNERGINFSRKSPLTQSQRTITGWSAFESNKCEENFSQSSAHIVHQKTQTGDKFGEHNECTNALYQKLDFTAHQRIHTEDKFYLSDEQGKCRKSFYRKAHLIQHQRPHSGEKPYQYEECAKSFCASSHPIQHPGTYVGFKLYECSECGKAFCQNSNLSKHLRIHTKEKPCDNNGCVRSYKSPLIGHQKTDAEMELCGGSEYGKTSHLKGHQRILVGEKSYECIECGKTFSKTSHLRAHQRIHTGEKPYECVECEKTFSHKTHLNVHQRVHTGEKPYECNDCGKSFTYNSALRAHQRIHTGEKPYECSHCEKTFAHNSALRAHHRIHTGEKPYECNECGRSFAHISVLKAHQRIHTGEKPYECSECGRSFTYNSALRAHQRIHTGRKPYECSDCEKTFAHNSALKIHQRIHTGEKPYECNECEKTFAHNSALRAHQNIHTGEKLYECSECGKTFFQKTRLSTHQRIHTGEKPYECSKCGKTFSQKSYLTGHERIHTGEKPYECNICGKTFVYKAALIVHQRIHTGEKPYECNKCGKTFSQRTHLCAHQRIHTGEKPYECHECGKMFADNSALRAHHRIHTGEKPYECNECGKTFSKMSHLRAHLRTRSGEKPYECSECGKTFSEKSYVSAHQRVHTGEKPYECNVCGKPFAHNSTLRVHQRIHTGEKSYECNDCGKTFSQKSHLSAHQRIHTGEKPYECNECGKAFAQNSTLRVHQRIHTGEKPYECDECGKTFVRKAALRVHHTRMHTREKTLACNVFGKS